A DNA window from Portunus trituberculatus isolate SZX2019 chromosome 47, ASM1759143v1, whole genome shotgun sequence contains the following coding sequences:
- the LOC123498185 gene encoding glutamate receptor ionotropic, kainate 4-like, with translation MTEISSPRDVQKLLGTSQGVAMFETPLNGPKLAQVVTRARKVRMASWMVVVVVVSDDPVFLAAFAQQAREGRLLVWATRLIVVSRRALHSLHPLHQILSLTNSLLLLVDGAAGVARASVKAVLPFQRPRDAVLWRASWTVGNGLQLRQPLFWDKFKKFSKETNLVVTMEPNDRHTVVMVPDPTAPGGERPVFKGYMITVVEYLAQGLNFSCTFRRPPDGVWGMKLKNGSVIGMVGQVHREEVNMALGPFAINAARYEAVDFTWPVVYMRVKVFAGRRLLKSIRGASCCPSAAGCGRWCSPSFCCWLWSPSFSHPSSPHMMYRHPAVWCSCLGSAAVSLGGGGWMWQRVVLGVWMLMTMVLTRSYEGNLMSLLAVRHLPQPYQTLRDVVDDPSVVMVWFKQGATMQAVMVCNHTHTHTHTHTHTHIQSSLRKGHVTRCVFWSAGCLGGSWQVIQIRAPVPRHAVTR, from the exons ATGACTGAAATTAGTTCCCCG AGAGATGTCCAGAAGCTCCTCGGTACCTCGCAGGGAGTGGCAATGTTTGAGACACCTTTGAATGGGCCAAAACTCGCTCAGGTGGTCACACGCGCCCGCAAA GTGCGGATGGCGTCGtggatggtcgtggtggtggtggtgagtgacgaCCCAGTCTTCCTGGCCGCCTTTGCCCAACAGGCCCGTGAGGGTCGCCTGCTGGTGTGGGCCACGAGGCTCATAGTGGTGAGCCGCCGTGCACTGCACAGCCTCCACCCGCTCCACCAGATTCTGTCCCTTACCAACTCCCTCCTGCTGCTGGTGGATGGTGCAGCGGGggtggccag GGCTTCCGTGAAGGCAGTGTTGCCTTTCCAACGTCCCAGAGACGCAGTGCTGTGGAGAGCGTCTTGGACGGTGGGCAATGGTCTCCAGTTACGTCAGCCGCTCTTCTGGGATAAATTCAAGAA GTTTTCTAAAGAAACAAATTTGGTTGTGACAATGGAACCTAATGACAGGCACACAGTAGTGATGGTCCCGGACCCAACGGCTCCAGGCGGTGAACGGCCAGTGTTTAAAGGCTACATGATTACTGTCGTTGAATATCTGGCGCAAGGACTTAACTTCTC ATGCACGTTCCGGCGGCCACCAGATGGTGTGTGGGGAATGAAACTGAAGAACGGTTCTGTGATCGGTATGGTGGGCCAGGTCCACAGGGAG GAAGTGAATATGGCTTTGGGACCTTTCGCTATCAACGCCGCTAGGTACGAAGCTGTGGATTTCACTTGGCCGGTTGTCTACATGCGTGTCAAGGTGTTCGCTGGCCGAAGACTCCTGAAATCGATCCGTGGGGCTTCTTGCTGCCCCTCGGCCGCTGGGTGTGGGCGATGGTGTTCGCCTTCCTTCTGCTGCTGGCTCtggtctccttccttctctcatccaaGTTCTCCCCACATGATGTA TCGGCATCCTGCTGTATGGTGTAGCTGTCTTGGCTCGGCAGCCGTGTCTTTGGGCGGTGGCGGGTGGATGTGGCAGCGCGTGGTGCTGGGCGTGTGGATGCTGATGACCATGGTGCTGACGCGAAGCTACGAGGGAAATCTCATGTCGTTGCTGGCCGTGAGACACCTGCCCCAACCCTATCAGACCCTAAGGGACGTGGTGGACGACCCCTCGGTGGTCATGGTCTGGTTTAAACAAGGTGCCACCATGCAAGCAGTTATGGTatgtaatcacacacacacacacacacacacacacacacacacacacatacagagctcgctccgtaaaggCCACGTCACACGATGCGTCTTTTGGTCGGCTGGGTGTCTGGGCGGGTCTTGGCAGGTAATTCAAATTCGCGCGCCTGTACCCCGTCATGCGGTCACACGATGA
- the LOC123498186 gene encoding glutamate receptor ionotropic, delta-1-like: protein MASWMVVVVVVSDDPVFLAAFAQQAREGRLLVWATRLIVVSRRALHSLHPLHQILSLTNSLLLLVDGAAGVARASVKAVLPFQRPRDAVLWRASWTVGNGLQLRQPLFWDKFNKFSKETKLLVAMEQNDKHTVVMVPDPTAPGGKRPEFKGYMINVIDYLSQGLNFSCTFRRPPDGVWGMKLKNGSVIGMVGQVQREEVNMALGPFTINAARYEAVDFTWPVVYMRVKVFAGRKTPEIDPWGFLLPLGRWVWAMVFAFLLLLALVSFLLSSKFSPHDVTSENLLYFTSIMLRQSVSLGGGGWMWQRVVLGMWMLMTMVLTRSYEGNLMSLLAVRYLPQPYQTLRDVLDDPSMVMVWFKQGATMQAVMDSTSGILHEVKQSEKKGRLIFLSSAEYDNILNDLIEQKKVIVDFDTITTVLRNRYFSRTGRCDFYTGSETIMANPLALISQKDSPLIPPINTRLMHTVEAGLYKYWRVDANPNSSSCERVPTKITVSSSFSLRQCWAMVVVLVVGLSMGLVTLCLEVMLLQVFTYRPCGAET from the exons ATGGCGTCGtggatggtcgtggtggtggtggtgagtgacgaCCCAGTCTTCCTGGCCGCCTTCGCCCAACAGGCCCGTGAGGGTCGCCTGCTGGTGTGGGCCACGAGGCTCATAGTGGTGAGCCGCCGTGCACTGCACAGCCTCCACCCGCTCCACCAGATTCTGTCCCTTACCAACTCTCTCCTGCTGCTGGTGGATGGTGCAGCGGGGGTggccag GGCTTCCGTGAAGGCAGTGCTGCCTTTCCAACGTCCCAGAGACGCAGTGCTGTGGAGAGCGTCTTGGACGGTGGGCAATGGTCTCCAGTTACGTCAGCCGCTCTTCTGGGATAAATTCAACAA GTTTTCCAAGGAAACAAAATTACTGGTGGCAATGGAACAAAACGACAAACATACAGTGGTGATGGTTCCAGACCCAACGGCCCCAGGCGGTAAACGGCCAGAGTTTAAGGGCTACATGATCAATGTCATTGATTACTTGTCGCAAGGACTTAACTTCTC GTGCACGTTCCGGCGGCCACCAGATGGTGTGTGGGGAATGAAGCTCAAGAACGGTTCTGTGATCGGCATGGTGGGCCAGGTCCAAAGGGAG GAAGTGAATATGGCTTTAGGACCTTTCACTATCAACGCCGCCAGGTACGAAGCTGTGGATTTCACTTGGCCGGTTGTCTACATGCGTGTCAAGGTGTTCGCTGGTCGGAAGACTCCTGAAATCGATCCGTGGGGCTTCTTGCTGCCCCTCGGCCGCTGGGTGTGGGCGATGGTGTTCGCCTTCCTTCTGCTGCTGGctctcgtctccttccttctctcatccaaGTTCTCCCCACATGATGTAACCTCAGAAAACCTTCTCTACTTTACCAGCATTATGCTTCGTCAGT CCGTGTCTTTGGGCGGTGGCGGGTGGATGTGGCAGCGCGTGGTGCTGGGCATGTGGATGCTGATGACCATGGTGCTGACGCGGAGCTACGAGGGCAACCTTATGTCGCTGCTGGCTGTGAGATACCTGCCCCAGCCCTACCAGACCCTCAGGGATGTGTTGGACGACCCCTCGATGGTCATGGTCTGGTTTAAACAAGGTGCCACCATGCAAGCAGTTATG GATTCTACATCTGGAATCTTGCACGAGGTGAagcagagtgaaaaaaaagggcgtcttatttttctgtccTCGGCTGAGTACGACAACATCCTCAACGACCTCATAGAACAGAAGAAAGTGATAGTTGACTTCGACACAATAACAACGGTCTTGAGAAACAGATACTTCTCTCGTACAG GGCGGTGTGATTTCTACACGGGATCTGAAACTATCATGGCTAACCCATTAGCACTTATCAGCCAGAAGGACAGTCCCCTCATTCCACCCATCAACACGCG GCTAATGCACACGGTAGAAGCTGGACTATACAAGTATTGGAGAGTGGACGCCAACCCGAACTCCAGTTCATGTGAGCGAGTGCCAACCAAGATCACCGTCAGTTCGTCCTTTTCGCTCAGGCAGTGCTGG gcaatggtggtggtgcttgtggttgGCCTGAGCATGGGTTTGGTAACACTTTGCCTGGAAGTGATGCTCCTCCAAGTCTTTACTTACAGACCCTGTGGAGCTGAGACCTAG